The following is a genomic window from Pseudophryne corroboree isolate aPseCor3 chromosome 3, aPseCor3.hap2, whole genome shotgun sequence.
GGAAGTGTAGCGCTGTGCTACCCGTGCACTGGGTTAGTAAAGTCGGAAGTCatctggcggcagcggcgggtctctaGCGGCGCGGAGGGCACCTCTggctggcggcagcggcgggtctctaGCGGCGCGGAGGGTCCCTGGTGGGTCGGGCgatggcggcacacctggcaatccctcgcggcacactagtgtgccgcggcacacctgttgaaaaacactggtgtagGGGATAAAGGAGCAATTCTCTTTTTTTTAAAGGGCCTGAAGATTGAACCCTTTAATATGCACTTGTTATAACAagtacagggtgaggcaaaaaaacaCCTCCCAgtatttaaaggttaacaaaaaggcatggtaaatgctaatTAATATTTTAATACTTAATCTAAAAGTACATGGAATACCATACAATATTAATTGGTTATCAGTATAATGTTTTCCAAATGGTGGCCTTCATTCGTTATACACATTTGTAGTCGACTTCAGAAGTTTTGCATCACTGGACGCTCACTTTCATTTGTCTGTCTATATTAACAAGCAGAATTATCGTTACTGGGAggaaaacaatcctcatcagcttcatgaaggcctctacacagccaacaAGGACATCTGAAAGCTGAGGTCTACAAGCATCagccaagaaccattaatgaactgaaggctgctatacaCCAAGAAATGCCAACATCATATTCAAAACCAGTTGAAAacaaactgtattccatgcacgtTTAGATtaacattttgaatagcatttaccatgcctttttttgttgacctttaaatctaggaggttttattcatttatttttgcctcaccctgtactTCCTGTTTTCAGATTCATAAGATAAAATAAAATCAGAAGGGCTGATTAAGTGagataaatcatacctcccaacttttgttagCAGAGAATAGGGACCCTTGCTCGACGTAGGCACGCGCAACCCAGAAAAGGGCATGGCTTCGGGTGGGAGGGGAGTGTTTTTAGCCGAGTGAGCATGGCCTCTTGACATGAACCCGTTTTTTTCGACATTTTAGTTGCGTGTCCAGCGCTCTCCGAACAGCTAGGCAGCCCCTTTCTCACCTCCACGCactgcatctattcagagatcactctcagtgcattgcagagcagagcagcaggtgatgaAAGGATCCCCCAACTGCTCCCCCACCCGTGGGACACTgccgcccgcaggtgggacagcgggacagtgtctgaatagcgggactgtcatgctggaatcgggacagttcagAGGTATGGATAAATGAATGAAGGTGTATCTTGAGAGGGATAATATTCCATTATTCTGAATTGGTGAGCAAACTTTTTCTCCCTAAAATACATGCTCTTTCCACCTTCACTCAGGTAATGGAGATTGAGTGAAGTTCGATAATTTCAATTGGAAACATCTAGATAAATTTTATATTGAACTGTACTTTTTCCAGCAGACATGAAAACATTCCAAATTTTCTGCCACACTTCTGATTAACTCCAAACAAAACTCCTCTTTTTGACACCAGGGGTTAATTtttttgggtgtggatcattgggtcgacagtgattaggtcaacagtcattaggtcgaccactattggtgacTAGGTCGAGACCTGAAATagatcgacacagtcattaggtcgacgtggaaaaggttgacatggacaaagggCGACAAGAGTTTTTTTtgggggtgttgttttcttcgaaaAATGacagagaaccccaattagtgcactgtgtcccctcgcattgctcgaTCTGCTTGCCATACttccaggttaccattcccaatcgatgtccacgtggatcgtaaagtatggaaaagtaaaaaatatgaaaaaatgtgaaaaactcatgttgacctttttatgtgtcgacctttgccatgtcgacctagtgatcatgtcaatctaatgaccatgtcgatctaatgaccatgtcaacctaatgcatgtcaaccaatagtggtcgacctaatgagtgtcgatctaAGTGTTGTTGACCTAAATACCGGATACCCATTTTTTGTACCTCTTCCTTTCGCTGGAAACCTATCGGTGAGCCCCCTGTCCCTGTGGACAGACAAACCGATAACTCCTTTATAAAGCAAAAAATATAGAAACATAATTACTGTGTTTAAACCTTTCTGAGCCTTAACCAGGAGAAATCTGTCTTGAAAACGTCATGACATGACAGAAAATGAGTCTGAAATTGCCCACAAAATGTGAACAGGTCTGGTATCCAAGTGTCAAGTAATCAAATTGATTTGTTCAGCTATATTTGTACATCTTCTATTATGTTATGTTATCCTCTTGACAAATAGTTAATCTCCATCTCTCTTAGGGCAGAGGGTGCACTGACATCATTAGGAGAAGGGCACAGGAAAGTGATGGCTATAGGTGGGAGGAGACAGCCTCCAGTGCCCAGaataaaatgatgctctgaagctaCAGAAAGTCAGAGACATCTCTTGCCGAaccgtccgactcagaatcagtaACACCACAGGTGAGGAACACACAGTAGGGGGCGATGAAGAGATTTTTGCTTTTTAATAGACAATATGTTATGCTCTGCTGAATATTACTACTTTCGCATCAACTTTTGTAGGAAAGCCAAGGTATGTTTTAATCTAAAATAAAACTATATTATATGGACATAATTTGTTTTTGCAAGTCCTACAATGTTTTTCCTGTCTCATGTATTATATAATGACATTATTAAAGGTGTGGAGATCACTGGTTCAGCAAATAACTACCTGTAAATGATTGTTTGGCTTGTCGTTGCAGCTGCTGGGATATATCTCCTATTCTTTCAGTAAAATAACATTTTCTTAGGATAACTTGCAGTTTCCATCTGCCAGGCTCATAGTCTTCATTTTGTATCTGTAgacaaatgttgttgttttttttaatctttaatTTCTTGTTGCAAATATTAAGAGTGAGCAAATGTAACATCTTCCTGGCTCTATGTGAATGGCTGGTTTTTGATAATTTCTCTTCTAGATAAACTTTACTATTTTTGAAGATAGGATTGGAGGAATTTGTATATTTACTTTTTTCTCAGTAATGTGTTGGTAAAAATGTCTGTAACTACAAAGTCAGTAAAATATAGATACAAGGGTTAGTAAACCTAACACCAAAAAAGCGAACACTGTAATTCAATAATAAAACTCTATGTTCAAATTCACCACCTTATTGTTTAATATGGGTTAATTAAATGTCTGATGCATTTCCATCAAATAcagtaaatataatatatgggATAGTAATTAAATAATAAAGTTAATATCCACAATTTACAGTTGAATTTGCCAAGACAGAAATTGAGAAATTACTCACATTTTATCAGTTTTTATTATGTTTTCATGTAGGAAAACTCATTCAAATTAATATCTCAAATTTGTGTGTATACCcaaatgggattttttttttaaagtattctgCACATCCAGGGCTGGCAACCTAACACTTGGTGCATGGTACACGCACAGTTTTTGGAGCCACCTATCCCCACCAGTTAGGAACAGGCTGGCCAGCCCCCCTGTTTCTCTCCAGCTCATTAATCATCTGTATTGCTGTCTCTCCAGTGTCATCCCccatgtctctccatctccagctaTCCACTCATCTTAACAGTGTCCTCAGCCTCAAACACCCCCCTGCATATATCTCAACTTCAATccccaccctgtgtctctcagccaccccAACACTCTGTGTCTCAGCCTTCCGCTATGCCTCTCAGGCTTTCCCTTGTTTCTCTCAGTcttctgtctctcagccttcccctgTGTCTCCTAGCTTCAGCCTTATGTCTCTTTGTCCTCCCCttatgtctctcagccttccccacCCCGTGTCTCCCCAGTCAACACTTATCCCCTGCTTTATGCATTGCTAAATCCACTGCTCAGCGGCACAGCTTCATGATGTCAGGGCTCTGCATCAGACAAAACAAACTTTATTGTGCCGCTTACTGGTGGCCAAGCTCCCTCTCTGATGACTACAGCATGGCATATGCAAGGGGGCCACAGGAACTGGACTCCCTAGGTTCCTGAGGGTCTGTGGCCCCTCTGAATCTTAGGGGTCCGGTACTACTGTCCTTTTTGCCCCCACTGTCGCTGGCCCGTACACATCTATAAATCTGGTGATCTAATTTATCATTTAACTATTTATCTGGGCAGGCCTAGTTCTGAATGTGCATGGAGTCAGAATAGGTGTTGTGCTTCTTCCTTAAAATGGTTCTCCAATGTAGAAGATATTACCTATTATTATCAGTAATTTAGGACAATTCAACAAGATACTAGTCCATGATTTCCAGCAGCTATGGAACAATGTATGCCCGTTGTTACTAGTGGGCTTCAAAATTAATTTGAGCTTGCATTCTAAAGCCTACAACTCTGTTCATGGCTTGGACTATAATATCCATTGAGTGGTTTGGAGATATGTTTTTTTATAGTGGAGTGATAGGGACCAGAATTCAGTGAAAACGTAATTTATATGTCCGAAACATAACAAACATTCAGTAGGAAAGAATATATTTTACATAGCTATTTTATGAAATGGACTTTAGAATTGGAAAAAGAAAACTGAACACTAgagacatagggggacatgtactaagcaatgataaaagcggagaagtgagccagttgagagttgcccatggcaaccaatcagcattgaagtaacatttataatttgcatgctataatattatacagagcagctgattggttgccatgggcaacttctcggctggctcacttttccactcttttcactgctcagtacatctcccccagatttattaagccttggagagtgataaattgcacggtgataaagtaccatccaatcagcttctaactgtcatttttcaaacccagcctgtaacatggcagttaggatctggttgATTGGTGGCTAATTGCTGCAATGAAATACTTTATTTTTAGAATCTTGTATTACAGAGATGGACAGGAAGTTATGCGTCAGTGTGCTGCTAGCAATGCTTGCCATAGCCACCCTCTGCAGACCAATGACAGACCTGGAATCGGCAAGGCACAGTCCCCAGCGGAAGAGCTCCTTCCCTTCTGAAGTCAGCAGGCGGGACCTCCTGGCATCAATGACACATGAACAGAAGCAACTGATATCACAGCTTCTTCCTCAGCTGCTTGCAGGTAACTCACCCATATCTCTCCAAATATTTAAAATACTCGTAGAAAAATCTCAATATCTTTGGTTTTGCCAGTGTACATAAAGTGGAACTGTTGACTACAGAAAGCACAGTGAAGGCACTTTGGTGATTGAACCAGTAACCAgtctatgggaggaattcaattactTGAGATGTTTGgctgtgcacaatgggggtcattcagagttgatcgctcgctagcagtttttagcagccgtgcaaacgctatgccgccgcccactggtgagtgtattttagcttagcagaagtgcgaacgcttgtgcagccgagctctgcaaaaacagtttgtgcagtttcagagtagctctgaacctactcagcgcttgcgatcacttcagcgtatccggatttgacgtcatacacccgcccagcgaacgcccagccacacctgagttttttcagacacgtctgcgtttttgcaaacactacctgaaaacggtcagttgacacccagtaacgcttaGGCCGCCGGGGCGGCAGCGGAGGGTAACGCCCCCTTCcttcaatcttctagcggccgccagtgcaaagaaaaactttgctagaacctgagcacaaccacaaagggctttgtacccgtacgtcgcgcgtgcgcattacggggcatatgcatgcgcagaaatgccgttttttcacctgatcgctgcgctgcgaaaatcggcagcaagcgatcaactcggaatgacccccaataaccgtCACTAATTTTCCtgcaaaattattttttataaattactAAAAACTGAATGTGAAGTGCCAGTGTCCAATGTTTGGGGAGGTATTTTTGTGACCATCACAGAAAACTGAAGTCTATGGATTTTCTAGCCAGTGACTTCACTAGTTTACTGCCTGAAAAATATTCTTTAGGTAGGTCTACCCTAACTCCTAGGGGTATttctactaaagtgcgggtttattaaAGTGGAGATGTTACCATAGCAACCAGATTGTATTTATTATCTTCTACaacactggttctcaaactcggttctcaggaccccacacagttcacgttttctatGTCACCAAacagcactgtgtatcaccaactgtcagggccggtgcaaggtttcttgacaccctaggcaaaactttagcctgccccccccccccccccccctctgcatgcttacatagtggtacgtggtggatgccgtacatgcaggagtctgcaattgtgggggtgggggctagcgggcaacatgcgggagtctgcaatcgctgaaggggtggtagtcaaaaacacacctgagactgaaatcgcaaggtgtgtgtgtgtggggggggaggatgCGGACAACATGCCAGAGTCTGCGAATGGGCGAGGTGCAGACACTATACCCGATTCTGCAATCGCTTGGGCGGGGGCTGCAGGCAACAGGCGGGAATTTGCAATCGCGAGGGGGGGGGGAACATAACGGAGtctgcaataggggggggggggttgtgttttgCGGGCAACATGCCCAATTCTACAATCGCAGTATGTTGGGAGGGGGGGTGCGGGCAACAAGCGGGAGTTTGCAATCGCGAGGGAAGGAAAAGGAAACATCACCGAGTCTGCAATAGAAGGGAGGGTTGTGAGCAACATGCCTGATTCTACAATAGTGTGGGGAGGAGGGGTGTTTGCGGGCAacatgtgggagtctgcaatcgcGAGGGAGGGGTACCTGAGTCTGCcatccaggggaggggggagactgaaacatcccagaatctgcagtcgcgccggggtgtggggggcggatttGGTGGTGTGTGCTACATGCCCCCGACTCTGCAATCGTGAGGGTGTTGCGGGCAACAAGCTGGAGTCTGCAATCAGGAGGCGGATGATTAGTGGCGATCGGACATCATGCCCGAGAACACAATTcgcaggggggggtgggggagagaatcACGCCCGGGTCCGCAATCGTGGGGGGGTGTaggcatcatgcccgagtccgcaATTCGTGCAGGGGAGGTGTGTATGTTGTGCGGGTATCATGCCTGTCTCCACAATCATGGGGGGATGCAGGCATCATGCCTGAGCCTGCAATTCCTGGAGGGGTGTGGGCATCATCTCCGAGTGTCCGCAATTCGTGGGGGGGATGGGTTGTGTGGgcatccaggggcaaacgcaggatttgtgtggAAGGTTTACCGTGGGatatagatataatatacatcatgtatatagtagtCGGTGTGCGGGCATCATTACAGAGTCCACAATTGCGGGGGAGaaggggtgcgggcatcatgcccgagtccaCAATTTGCAGGGCACgggtgcgggcatcatgcgggGGTTGCAggcagggtcggtgctagggtgatcagcgccctcctgcaaactatacattttgcgccctcctacaaatacagatgtggccactctcatcctaccagcaagcagccacattgcgctgatgactagccacggcaagctgcgtcccattcgcaggagtgtacacaccgggggtgattcagagttgttcgctcgttagattttttcgcaacggagcgattagtcgcaaactgcgcatgcgcaatgttcgcagtgcgcctgcgccaagtaaattagcacaaaagtttggtattttact
Proteins encoded in this region:
- the LOC135057789 gene encoding gastrin/cholecystokinin-like peptide is translated as MDRKLCVSVLLAMLAIATLCRPMTDLESARHSPQRKSSFPSEVSRRDLLASMTHEQKQLISQLLPQLLAEMSNAEGHLHPVHDRDYAGWMDFGRRSAEE